DNA sequence from the Nicotiana tomentosiformis chromosome 3, ASM39032v3, whole genome shotgun sequence genome:
TAGTTTGTATGCTTCTAAATTAAtaaatgtaaatgacttcgatgttaagtcacCAAGAATCATGAGCTTAGCTAGTGACCGTAAGATGACAAGGATGTATATAATGAGGTGAAAAAGAgacgtcctatgctaaatgatgatgaaccttaagaaaaggaattgggtCCATGCACCATTGAAATTTACTTATGGATTTGCCATGCATGTGTTAATGTAATAacctatgtttctccatgatgagcatgaacatgaagtattctaATGATctgggaacttacgaccttaatggtaatgttaatcatgtcgcttgaGTGTATATATGGCTGTGTGCATGATGGTttaatatgtgaatcctatggacggtatatgaaacacataggtgtataatatgaatgaatccctatggacggtctatgaaatgcataggtgtataatataatatgtgaaccctatagatggtctatgaaactcataggtgtataatataatatgtaaaccctatggacggtctatgaaatgcataggtgtataatataatatgtaaaccctatggacgatctatgaaacgcataggtgtataatataatatgtgaatcctattgaaggtctatgaaacgcataggtgtataatttAATATGTGAaccttatggacggtctatgaaatgcatatgtgtataatataatatgtgaacactatggacggtctatgaaacgcataagtgcatagtgagagagggatatggacggtcttGTGAGATGCATAGGAAACAcgaacaataggtgccacttccaTTGACCTTGTTTGTATATGTTGGTActtttacattatattttgtatcccaCGCAAAGTTCATAGGGCACACTTGATCCCAAAAGAAGTTCAGAATGATGTAAGTATAACAAGACTTGATATGTGATGCTATGGGTCATTTCATAGTTTCTTGACGtaatttatttgcctcttatttgagttaccgtatttccATATATTGTTCTGTCTGCCTTACATacaagtactattccacatgtactcacgtcccttttgccgggagcactgcatcttttaatggatgcaggtggttccatagcaggcagtatcgatcagtgatagcagtacatcaTCCgctcagttgacttggtgagccccacttcatatcggagtcatgtatcttttgtttcccatgtattgtgttttgaggtatagttagggccttattgccggcactatcctagtactcttttgtacccgttagaggctccatagacatagtgtggtttGTATATTgatgttgggaaagtcaaactagtttTGTTATATTTGAATCACTTGTTTCACTTTAACTATGAAAGTGCATGTATTTTGAGACATTAAAATGAAGTAACCAATATTAATGAATTGGTGTTGTATACATGATattcttattgtctaattaatgaaaatatatcttctcgttatttatgggtgagtttgaatagaagaaaatctagcaggcttgctcggcagGGTTATcccggttgagcgccgatcgcgctccccgtGGTGGGGGCGTGACAGGATgtcaactccaaatcgtgtacagGGTAATTATTCTCATGGGAATTCAACTGAcgcaaagcataagcaataactttATCCTCCTGCATCGACATGTACCCAATGCCAATCATATAAGCATCACAATAGATTGTATAAGAACCCGATCTCgaaggcaaaaccagaactggagttgtagtcaaggcagtcttgagcttctaaaagctctcctcacactcgtcagaccacctgaatagggcacccttctacgtgaatctagtcaatggggctacAATAGATAAAAACCCCTCTACAAAATGATGATAATACCCAAcaacccaaggaaactccggatcttagTAGTAGAAGACGGTCTagaccaactctgaactgcctcaatcttcttcggatccaccttaatcccctcactagatcttacatgacccaagaatgccaacGAATcaagacaaaactcacacttggataatttagcatatagcttcttctcaaTCAAAGTCTAGAGCACTATCCTCAAGTGATGTTCATGATCCTTCCGGCTGCGAGAATACACCactatatcatcaatgaaaactatgacgaaggaatcaagatagggatgatacgttgttcatcaaatgcataaaagttgttggggcatcgGTCAACCCAAAATACAtgactagaaactcatagtgactcTAGTGGGTCCTGAAAGTCGTCTTCAGAATATTTAAGCCCAGAATTTTAActaatggtaccccgatctcaaaccgatcttcgagaataccctaaCACCCTGAAACTGATTaagcaaatcatcaatacgcgatagtgggtacttgttcttgacagtaaccttgttcaactgcctatagtcaatacacatcctcataaaagcgtctttcttcttcacaaatagaatcggtgcaccccaaggcgacacacttgacctaataaaacccttatcaagtaactcctgTAATTgtcccttcaactcctttaactctaTTAGTGCCATGTGATACTGTGggatagagatgggttgagtgctcggcaccaagtcaataccaaaatcaatatccatgtcgggtggcatgcccgataggtctgcaggaaacacatctagaaaatccattactaccggaactgactcaacggtaagagtattagcactaacatccctcacaaaggccaaatacaccaaacaccccttctcggccatctgttgagccttcaaatagaaaatcactctactgggaacatgaTCTAGGgagcctctccactccaacctaggcaaccccggcatcgccaacgtcatggtcttagcgtgacaatcaagaatagtgtgatatggtgacaaccaatccatgcccagaatcacatcaaaatcgaccatactaagcaacaatagatcaaccctagtctcacaACCCCCAATGGTAACCATACACGACCAATATACACGATCCACCACAATAGACTCTCCTACcaatgtagatacatgaacatgcataactaaagaatcacgaggcatatccaaataatgagcaaagtatgatgtcacatatgaataagtggaaccaaggtcaaataacattgaagcatccctatggaacactgaaacaatacctgtgattatGGTGTCAGAAGCAATTACCTATGGCCTGGTGGGAAATGCATTGACACGGGACTAACCACCACCAGAtcaacctccccctctagggcgacctcgaactGTCTGagccccacccctagctggttgtgcggGTGGTGTAGCTGTTGGTGCTGGAATTATAGGTTGTGAGCTCTGCTTTGGAACCCTACTCATAAGTCTgggcaatccctcttgagatgactcgagtccccacactcataacaacccctcctATAAGGTGTTGGCCCTGATAACTCGAAGAACTGCCTGTGGAAACCTGAGCAGATGGAGCATGGGAAGAGCTCTATTCCGGCAACACACTGAATGATAACTGAACTGGGCGAGCACTGTATGAATTATTGCTAGCTGAAGAGCCAAGAGGAATATGACGAGCTTCCTGGGCGAGACTAAAAGAACGACCTCTGTTGTAATATGactggcctccagatgaggcactgctgaaaccacctgaaccatgaggcctcttggcctcctacTCCTCACATTCAAGCCTGCAAACCTGCTCCAAACGCCTGGAAATctcgaccacctggtcaaacctagcatctGTTTCGGCCTCTCTAGCCAAACTGTAACATAAACCATAGTTGAGGGCATCAATGAATCTCCTGATCTTCTCCATCTCTGTTggaaccaaccatatagcatgacgTGCCAAAGCtacaaatctcatctcatactgggtcagaGTCATACTCTCCTAGCGTACTTGCTCACACTCCCTACGCAACTCTTCCCTGCAAGTCttgggacaaacttctctaagaagagaactgagaactcatgccatgtaagtggtgttgcACTAGATGGCCTGCCTGactcataagtctgccaccatTTGTAGGCTGCCCCTatcagctggaaagtagtgaaggcAACTCCATCGGTGTCCATAATACCCGTTGTGCCAAGAATCCAATGGCACCGATCCAAAAAAccatgagcatcctctgactctccTCTGATGAACTTTGGAGGGTCAACCCTCTTAAACCACTCCAACCTCTTATGCTCCTCATCAGTCATAGGTGGACCAACCTCGGCCCAAGCAGCAACAACTAGTTGGACTAGTAACATCCCTAGTGTCTGATaaccctgagctagctgctctggtGTATGGGCCATGGGAGTCTAGGCTCCTTCCCCAGCCTGTGAGGTAGCTGGTACAACTAGGATCGTAACCGCCTGAGCCAAGCTCGTGCACACACTCACGATCTAAGCCAAAGCCTTGTGAAGACCAGGAATAATAATAGGTACTGCCAGTGTCTAAGCTGGTCCCATCGGCTCAACAATATCTGGAAACTGCTCCTCCACTAGAGCgactggtggctccacaggtgctgcCTAGCTATATTGCGATCcctacctcagcctctacctcggtctcgacctcttgcagccctaactggtggtactggcACCCGTTTGCCTGATCCGActgcacgtgtcctcaccatatatgagggaatagaagagtaaaggttcaaactttggaaataacaaatccgcacgataataatgcaagaaagtgatatttttctaacagtttggtagcctctggaagataagtatagacgtctccgtaccgatccgcaagaccctactaaacttgctcatgacctgtagaacctatgaaactagggctctgataccaacttgtcacgacccaaaaatccaccAACCGACCCCGATGGCGCCTACcttactttctaggcaagccaagcaTAACATAAACAAAATATAAATATTGAATTAACAGAAATGGTACAAGTCTAAGGCCAATTTAACATAAACAACAGGATCAATACTTAACAAATCCCTCAGAACTTGTAAGTATAGATTCATGACCTCTAAAtggaaatacaagtctgaaatgcTAACTaacaatactatctgaaataaagacAACCGTACAAAATGAAAACAGATGCCAAGATTGCGATcgaaatgcagctctacctcgtctctcaaaCAACTCGGCAAGCAAAACTCCGCTAATGGCGGCTCGGtcaaacacctggatctgcacaattaagtgcagagtgtattatgagtacaaccgaccctatgtacttagcaagtatcataactaaccttggcGACGTAAtaaaagcaagaattataaatgatactcgctaatcacATGTGCAGTTCATAAATCCAACAAGTACAGAACATTAATATgatcaagtcacaaatcacaaaaaCAACCACCTTGGTGCACACAATTACTTAACGTGCTCTGCTCAGTCAAAATTCAGCATATAAAGATAAAGCAAATAGATATCAAGGaagttgcaagtaaagatgaaatgcaacaaCCAAATCAAATATTGGCCAGCCCTTCCTCGGAATTTCCATAGCAGTACCAAATCACTGATCAGTTTTTCTCAATacgtgtgtacaccatcaagaaaaaatatgagagggagaccctagggggatggatccaaaTCCATACGCTTGCACGGTGTAATCACGTGTAATAATCATAATCCGCTCGGCGTGGTCACAGACTCAacatcataatccgcctggcgtgATCATAGGCACAATATCACAATTCGTCTGGTGtggtcacatgcacaatatcataatccgtccgGCGTGATCATAggcacaatatcacaatctgcccggcatggtcacatgcacaatattataatccgcccggcgtggtcataggctaccattccaaaccatattacacagaaagcaaatatacaagaatacttGTATGTGTtcaatgaatatcaaatttcatacttCTGAACTGGTATAAGTgatatgctaaggtgtatgcatgtgcatgTGTGATATCACAACTTAAATCAGGTAAATACATCACAAAATAGCACAccatgaagcttagcaatcaatgCAAGACATATCACAACCTAAGCACCacccgagcatggataatacCCCGGTGCATACACATGGTCTCAACCCCGCACTTGTGCGCTACCCATAGCACGTagttatcacaaataactcaggcaactagtgcctcaaccaagtttatgtaagatacttacctcaagcaagccaaatcaatactctaataAGCCATTcccgcgtgaatcaacctccggacgGTACAAATCTAggcaaaataacttaatatcatcaataaaagtcgTAGGAACCGAtaccaaatgataaagctaagatctttaaccaaaatcaaaaagtcaacccaaaaaatcAACcacaggcccgcacctcggaacctattcaaactcacaaattctgaacacctattccgatacgagtccaactatatgtgtttcatccagatccgacctcaaattgaacCTCAACTCATCAATTTAagctttagaaaagtttttacttacatccccaatttcttcacttaaattcatcaattaaatgctaaaatcaAGGTTAGGATCTTGAATAATGAATAAATTCGAATCAAAAACACTTATCCCAAACCAAATtgtgaaaattccctccaaaattgcccaaatccgaatttcacaactcaaaatatgttaaaatgactaaattcctcAAAAATAGAGTACTTACGGTCTACCCAGGCATACCCTTCACAATTGCGGGACcaactttgcgatcgcgaagcataactAGACGCTGCCCAGAAAaatcccttcgcgaatgcgacatccAGGCCGCGAACATGATGCACTCCACCtctaagcctacgcgaacgcggccattctctcgcgatcgcgaaggcaaaaagCCTGACATCCCTAATGACTCCCCTTCTACTCGAACGCGTATACCCACACGAGATCGTGATGGCCACTGCCTCCTAGAGCTTCGAGAATGCGGTCTCACATTCGCAAACGCGTAGAAAAAAATCACCTGGCCTCAAAAGACCCTCTGCGAACATGacctcttcttcgcgatcgtgtagaagaAAATCAGAATTGAGAATCAGCCATtccaaaacatggagaaatgatctgaaaccaatctgaaacacacccgaggccctcgggaccccgtccaatcataccaaccaatctcaaaatataccatggacctactcgaggcctcaaatcacaccaaacaatatcaaaactacgaatcacacctcaattcaagcctaaggaactaataaactttccaaattcaaaacttatGCCGAACAAGACTAAAtaactcagaatgacctcaaattttgcatacaattcccaaatgacacaacggaccttttccaactttcgaaacAAAAATCTGAACCTGATACCATTAAAGTCAAATATCGGTCAAATCTATCAGTCttccaaatttttaactttccaactttcaccaaatagcACTAAACCgaccctacagacctccaaattcacatccggacatacgcctaaatcTAAAATTACTACACGAAGTTATTGAGACTATCAAAACTCTGTTTCGGAGTCgtctacccaaaagtcaaactccggtcaacccttaCAACTTATGCTTCCAACCTTaggactaagtattccaattcactccaaaatctcCCCGAAATTAAACTAACCAACCCGACAAGTCACGTAATCACAAATACACATAAGTAaagtataaaattaaaaaataggcttaaaatactcaaaacaacaggtcgggtcgttactgATTCTTAGTGGACGTAGATTATAATCTACATTGGGTACTTTTATATTTAAACAAAAGCTGGAGGAGCAAAATTTGACCAGTTTTCTTACATTTCACATATTACCCTTTTCCATAAATGCTATTCTTAACACATCAAGATTTTCAATGAAGCATCGAAATGAAGTAGAGGAGGTAAAAAGTAtctttttgttaaaaaaaaaaaagaaagcatttttttaaaaaaaaaaattgaggtATTTGACCAAGACAGAGAAGTGTTTTTAAGCAGCAGCATAAGCAATTTTTTTCTTTGGAAGAAGCTACAAATTTTAGCTTCTTCCAACAAGTAGAAACAaagtagaaaattaattttcttgaagACAAAAATATTCAAACCATAAGTTATATTTTCCAACTTATTCCTCGTTAATTTAAGGCCAAACCCATAAGCGGCCCCTTAAAGTTGGCTCCGCTTTTTATTTTGATACCTTTACTCAGGCCTTTTTCATTTTGACACTTCAACTCATTCCCTCATATACCACTTAAATACAAAACATTGATCAGtcaaaaatacaaagagagagtAATTCACATGTGGCTTATGTGGCAAACAACAAATGAAATGATGACATGTGACATTTCTTcccaaataatttaaaaatagatTCTGagaaaaaataaacattttcaaTTACCCCCGCTTTCGTCATCTTCTCCGCTCACCCAATCCTCTGGTTCTATCATATTCCCACAACCACTAGAGCTTTCACCACTGAAATATTCACTGGCTTCAATAGGAAATCTTCTATCACTGCCTTCAAGTTGTCATTTCACTTAGATAATTTTTCCCATTTCTCGAATTTATTTTTGCATTCTAGTTTGAccattattttttatttagttGATTCACTGCAATATAGGGAGAACTGATCTTTTGCATATTTACATTAAGAAACAAAAGATGATACTCCTACATACTAATGAATTTAACCAGCTTTAATTGGGAAGATAAATCAATTTGACATTATGGAATTTTGTGACATAGTTTTGTGCTCTAATGTTCATGGATATCATAAATAGAGGTTACACAGACTTGTTCAGTTTTTATGCAATGATGGAGAACAGATTTACAAGGACCTTGTACACAATTTCGCCGTTTAGTTATCATACTAGTGGACATGGAAGAGGGAGGGAGGGGTAAGGGAAATCGAGGGCGACGTTCGAAGAGTTGGTGGGCAGGGGAAGGACAGAGGTGATGATTGAGCGAGTGAGGAAGCAAAagagaaataaattaaaaaattaaaaaaagttcAATTTTCCATGTGCTCAAAATAGGTGCAAATCACACTGTGTGACAGGTCCACATTTTATGTTTAAGTGGCACACGAGGAAATGAGTTGAAGTGTGAAAATAAAAAAGGCATGAGTAAAGGTGTCAAAATGAAAAGTGGAGCCAACTTTAAGGGGCCGCTTATGGGTTTGGCCTTAActtaatattttctttttctatttctaCCATccctttcttctctttttattttcaccatatttttattttcttcttgtaTTCTACTCTAAAATATTCTCTCTACTATAAAtaaatctctttttttttcttttattattttttttcttcggCTCCTATTACTCTTTGAAATAATAAGACTAATCACCAGATACAAGCACTTTCTTCACAaggtataatttttttttctttttgtagtaTAATAATATTATGTGATTTTCagtttttatctttttcttttttgcgcGTGCATGCATATATTATAGCTGATAAAATGCATTACTATATAATTATTGTATTCTCAAGAATGGATTGTACTTTTCATACATGTAACTTATAAGTACATATCCCCTTACCAATATTATTACTTTGGTataactatattttatattgattaaacttttaatattatattttacttcatatttaataacttaaataaaaataaaaattaattaagttCTTTTATGATAATATTTAAAGTCATTTCTATCTTTTGATGAAGTACTAATTATAAACGAAACCTTTACTGTCTTTTTTGTAATATGacactcaaaagtactttttgaaaaaATTAGTCATACATAATTTACTTATTAAATATTATAAGAAAAAGTCTTCTcaaatgaatttttaaaaatCAAACTGTTAATCTATAAAAGTACTAttttacaaaatatttttctataaaactatttttaaaataagtaGTTTTTGGGCCAAACGGGCTCATAATGGACATAGATTATTATCTACATATGGGTACTTTTGCATTTACACAAAAACTGTAGGAGCAACGTTGATCAATTACCTCACGTTTCATATATTATACCCTTTCCCCGAAACGCTGTTCTTAACCTCCCAGATTTTCAGTGAAACATCGAAGTGAAGTGGAGGAGCACCAAATTCGGAGCCCCGACACAAAGGCAAATGGCGGAGGCAGAAGCACCAAATCGGAGCCCCGAAATCCGGAAAGACAGAATCCACAACAGGTGGGTCCTATTCTCGCCGGCGAGATCACGGCGGCCGTCTGACTTCAAGGCAAAATCGAACCCACAACCGAACAATAAAACAGAATGCCCATTTTGCGCCGGCCACGAGCACGAGTGTGCGCCGGAGATTTTTCGTGTGCCGGCAGATTCCACCGCTGATTGGAAAATCAGAGTTATCCAAAATCTCTTTCCGGCAGTCAGCAGAGAATTGGAGTTCCAAAATCCGGTTTCTGCCCTCGGGGACGTAGCTGCTAGTGGGTTCGGGTTTCACGATGTGGTTATTGAATCGCCGGTTCATTCAATAAATATGAGCGATCTTTCGCCGTCTCAAGTTGGGGAAGTTATGCTGGCTTTTAAGAAGCGGGTCGAGCAGCTTCAGAATTGTGATAATGTCAAATATGTTCAGGTTTTATTCTGATCCCGTCTAAAAATGCATTGGTTTTCGTATCAATTTGTCTATAttttgtactgcatattcattctttgattttatatgaattttaaaataaatgcatTTAAAAGCTACATAAAAATAGTAGAGACCATGACTGTTAAAAGCTAAAAGTATTTAACAAAGTATATTATGAAGGCTTACTGCAATGGTGAATTTTTTGTTTGCGGTAAAGTACTTTGAAGATTTACCTGGCTTTAATCTTTTGGTGCGATTGCTTATATGGGTTCATTTCCATTAACTTGAAAGTGTTTTGTTTTTGTACAAATAAAATATAAGAGTAAACGGTAATGGTAGAGCCCATCAATGTTTGTACAAAGTGGCCAACCAATTCTAGCTTCTTTTATGTTATATTTAGCAAACCTATTTTGTCATTGAGTTAAGTTTATATTTAGGTTCTTTTTATTTCAGCTGCTTATCATTTGTCTGCTTTGGTTTTGTGGCTTTTTAATTTGGCAGACTGAATGATTTTTCTGTGTAACATTGGTGGAGAGAAGGCTGACAACATGTTTGTCTTTAGGTTTTAATAGAACAAATATAAGCTAGTTCCAAATACTTTAGATCTTGCTGCTTTGAAGTTTGTTACTGGAAGAGTAGCTCTTTAATCAGACCAACTTGCTAAAATACTGAACCAAATTATGAGAGGTTTTTGTTGGAAACTCATAGACTGTCAAGTGTCAACTGCTTGAGGGCTTATCATTAAGGAGAATAATTTTAGAGGAAGCTTTTCCATTAATCTGCATAGGAGCTTGTGATATGAACTCTCCATCCATTTATCTGATATGGTTTGATTTTCATTGTAGATTATTTGAGTTTGTATTTTTAGTGACAACTGACAGGAGAAAATCTGGTAGCATTTAAATGAAGTTGGTTTGATATGGTAAATATCAATTTGACTGTAAATTTGAACTATTTAACAGAACTACTCTTAAACTTGTAAGTCATGTAGCagtttatccaaaaaaaaaataaaaaaccttGTAAATCATGTAGCATATTTGTAGTATCAAGCAAAACCTTGTTGGATATCCCAGATTACAAACCATTTTTGAGAGGTATTGTTAGCTGCACATTCTTGTTACTTGGTTCCTGTTCCATTGCAGAATACTCTAAAATATGCACTTCTATCTACTCATACCAAATATATGTAAGAGAACTTGAGAAGTGATTAGTTCTCATAAATTGGAGATGAATGAGCACAATATCTGATCTCATGCCTTTTGTGCGTGCAAGGAATTTGCAGTACGGAACAGCATGTATTGTTTTTTCCACTTTCTTGTTGAGCGCTAATGATTTATACTGTACTCAGCAAGATTGTCCCATCAAAGGGCTACTGGACTATATAACACTAATTCATTCAATGGCTTATAAAGGTGTTCAAAAACCATGGAGCCTCTGCTGGTGCTTCAATGAGCCATTCTCACAGCCAGATGATTGCTCTTCCCATTGTTCCTCCAGCAGTTTCTGCTCGTCTTGACAGTATGAGGGAATACTACAAGCAGACTGGGAAGT
Encoded proteins:
- the LOC104098403 gene encoding ADP-glucose phosphorylase, with amino-acid sequence MAEAEAPNRSPEIRKDRIHNRWVLFSPARSRRPSDFKAKSNPQPNNKTECPFCAGHEHECAPEIFRVPADSTADWKIRVIQNLFPAVSRELEFQNPVSALGDVAASGFGFHDVVIESPVHSINMSDLSPSQVGEVMLAFKKRVEQLQNCDNVKYVQVFKNHGASAGASMSHSHSQMIALPIVPPAVSARLDSMREYYKQTGKCSLCDIQPNELLIDQSAHFISLVPFAATFAFEIWIIPRDHSSHFHELDNEKANDLGGLLKLVLLKMSLQLNNPPFNLLIHTSPFQVDPSYAPSTHWFLQIAPHLSGVGGFEIATGCHINPVFPEDAAKILRDVRILN